One Microcebus murinus isolate Inina chromosome 10, M.murinus_Inina_mat1.0, whole genome shotgun sequence DNA segment encodes these proteins:
- the VAMP1 gene encoding vesicle-associated membrane protein 1 isoform X1, giving the protein MSAPAQPPAEGTEGTAPGGGPPGPPPNTTSNRRLQQTQAQVEEVVDIMRVNVDKVLERDQKLSELDDRADALQAGASQFESSAAKLKRKYWWKNCKMMIMLGAICAIIVVVIVIHKQEEAEATLGWGWMPTLHAAAFHRANPSFLSLRPCFPHPLRPAPGQD; this is encoded by the exons AT GTCTGCTCCAGCTCAGCCACCCGCTGAAGGGACAGAAGGGACTGCCCCAGGTGGGGGTCCCCCCGGCCCTCCTCCTAACACGACCAGTAACAGACGACTACAGCAAACCCAGGCACAAGTGGAGGAG GTGGTGGACATCATGCGTGTGAATGTGGACAAGGTCCTGGAGAGGGACCAGAAGCTGTCAGAGCTGGATGACAGAGCTGATGCCTTGCAGGCAGGAGCGTCACAATTTGAGAGCAGTGCTGCCAAACTAAAGCGGAAGTATTGGTGGAAAAACTGCAAG ATGATGATCATGCTGGGAGCTATCTGTGCCATCATCGTGGTAGTTATTGTAA TCCACAAGCAGGAAGAGGCTGAGGCCACACTGGGCTGGGGCTGGATGCCCACGCTCCATGCAGCAGCATTTCACCGTGCAAACccatccttcctttcccttcgCCCCTGTTTCCCACATCCCCTTcgtcctgccccagggcaggACTGA
- the TAPBPL gene encoding tapasin-related protein, translating to MGSEEGWCLLLCLALSAAAETEPGAAERQWRPVDVVLDCFLAGEGGHRGALASSEDRVKALLVLRQVPVLDDGSLKDFTDFQGGTLARDDPPVIFEASVDLIQMPQAEALLHADCGGKEVTCEISRYFLQAREATAETAAWFITNMQVSGGGPSVSVVMKTVSDADGGAVRHPTLNLPLSPQGTVQTAVEFQVTTPTQSLTYLLGSSASLDCGFSMAPGLDLTSVEWRLQHKGSGQLVYSWTTGRGQAEREGATLEPEQLHVAGDASLTLPSLTLKDEGTYICQITTSLYRAQQIIQLNIQAPPKVRLSLANEPLPPTLICNVAGYYPLDMAVTWTREEPGGSPVAVSGASFSNLRQSAAGTYSISSSLTAAPGPAGATYTCQVTHISLKEPLVASTWVVPPERRTALGVIFASGLFLLALLFLGLQRRQATSARSAKTPRHAG from the exons ATGGGCTCGGAGGAGGGGTGGTGCCTGCTGCTGTGCCTGGCTCTGTCTGCAGCGGCAGAAACCG AGCCCGGCGCAGCAGAAAGGCAGTGGCGGCCGGTGGATGTGGTCCTGGACTGCTTCCTGGCGGGGGAAGGTGGGCACCGTGGGGCTCTTGCCAGCAGTGAGGACAGGGTGAAGGCCTTGCTTGTGCTGAGGCAGGTGCCAGTGTTGGACGACGGCTCCCTGAAAGACTTCACTGATTTCCAAGGGGGCACACTGGCCAGAGATGACCCACCTGTCATCTTCGAGGCCTCAG TGGACCTGATCCAGATGCCCCAGGCCGAGGCCCTGCTCCACGCTGACTGCGGTGGGAAGGAGGTGACCTGCGAGATCTCCCGCTACTTTCTCCAGGCCAGGGAGGCCACTGCGGAGACAGCAGCTTGGTTCATCACCAACATGCAGGTCTCTGGAGGGGGACCTAGCGTCTCTGTGGTGATGAAGACTGTCAGCGATGCAGACGGTGGGGCTGTCAGGCACCCCACGCTGAACCTGCCTCTGAGCCCCCAGGGAACTGTGCAGACTGCAG TGGAGTTCCAGGTGACAACACCAACCCAATCCCTGACTTACCTGCTGGGGTCCTCAGCCTCCCTGGACTGTGGCTTCTCCATGGCTCCAGGCTTGGACCTCACCAGTGTGGAGTGGCGGCTGCAGCACAAGGGCAGTGGCCAGCTGGTGTACAGCTGGACCACAGGGCGGGGGCAGGCTGAGCGAGAGGGCGCCACACTGGAGCCTGAGCAGCTACACGTGGCTGGGGACGCTTCCCTCACCCTACCCAGCCTCACACTAAAGGATGAGGGGACCTACATTTGCCAGATCACCACCTCACTGTACCGAGCTCAACAAATCATCCAGCTCAACATCCAAG CTCCCCCCAAAGTACGACTGAGCTTGGCAAACGAGCCTCTGCCACCCACGCTCATCTGCAACGTTGCGGGCTACTACCCTCTGGACATGGCGGTGACGTGGACCCGCGAGGAGCCAGGCGGATCCCCAGTCGCAGTCTCTGGTGCCTCCTTCTCCAACCTCAGGCAAAGCGCGGCCGGCACCTATAGCATTTCCTCCTCCCTGACGGCAGCACCTGGCCCTGCAGGTGCCACCTACACCTGCCAGGTCACCCACATCTCCCTGAAGGAGCCCCTTGTGGCCAGCACCTGGGTTGTCCCACCAG AGCGGAGAACAGCCTTGGGAGTCATCTTTGCCAGCGGCCTCTTCCTTCTCGCACTGTTGTTCCTGGGGCTGCAGAGACGGCAAG CTACCTCAGCAAGGTCTGCCAAGACTCCAAGGCACGCTGGGTAA
- the VAMP1 gene encoding vesicle-associated membrane protein 1 isoform X3, whose product MSAPAQPPAEGTEGTAPGGGPPGPPPNTTSNRRLQQTQAQVEEVVDIMRVNVDKVLERDQKLSELDDRADALQAGASQFESSAAKLKRKYWWKNCKMMIMLGAICAIIVVVIVIYFFT is encoded by the exons AT GTCTGCTCCAGCTCAGCCACCCGCTGAAGGGACAGAAGGGACTGCCCCAGGTGGGGGTCCCCCCGGCCCTCCTCCTAACACGACCAGTAACAGACGACTACAGCAAACCCAGGCACAAGTGGAGGAG GTGGTGGACATCATGCGTGTGAATGTGGACAAGGTCCTGGAGAGGGACCAGAAGCTGTCAGAGCTGGATGACAGAGCTGATGCCTTGCAGGCAGGAGCGTCACAATTTGAGAGCAGTGCTGCCAAACTAAAGCGGAAGTATTGGTGGAAAAACTGCAAG ATGATGATCATGCTGGGAGCTATCTGTGCCATCATCGTGGTAGTTATTGTAA TCTACTTTTTTACTTGA
- the MRPL51 gene encoding large ribosomal subunit protein mL51, with the protein MAGRLSWGACRGLWGWVPLACRSFSLSIPGLSHVRLTLPPPKVVDRWNEKRAMFGVYDNIGILGNFEKHPKELIKGPRWLRGWRGNELQRCIRKKKMVGKRMFIDDLHNLNKRIRYLYKHFNRRGKYR; encoded by the exons ATGGCAGGGAGGCTCTCCTGGGGGGCATGTaggggcctgtggggctgggTGCCCTTGGCGTGCAGAAGCTTCTCTCTGA GTATTCCTGGATTGTCTCATGTAAGGCTCACCCTGCCGCCCCCAAAAGTGGTTGATCGTTGGAACGAGAAAAGGGCCATGTTCGGGGTGTATGACAACATAGGGATCCTGG GAAACTTTGAAAAACACCCCAAAGAACTGATCAAGGGCCCCAGATGGCTTCGAGGTTGGAGGGGAAATGAATTGCAGCGTTGTATCCGGAAGAAGAAAATGGTTGGAAAGCGAATGTTCATCGATGACCTGCACAACCTTAATAAACGCATCCGCTATCTCTACAAACACTTTAACCGACGTGGGAAGTACCGGTAG
- the VAMP1 gene encoding vesicle-associated membrane protein 1 isoform X2, with protein MSAPAQPPGPPPNTTSNRRLQQTQAQVEEVVDIMRVNVDKVLERDQKLSELDDRADALQAGASQFESSAAKLKRKYWWKNCKMMIMLGAICAIIVVVIVIHKQEEAEATLGWGWMPTLHAAAFHRANPSFLSLRPCFPHPLRPAPGQD; from the exons AT GTCTGCTCCAGCTCAGCCA CCCGGCCCTCCTCCTAACACGACCAGTAACAGACGACTACAGCAAACCCAGGCACAAGTGGAGGAG GTGGTGGACATCATGCGTGTGAATGTGGACAAGGTCCTGGAGAGGGACCAGAAGCTGTCAGAGCTGGATGACAGAGCTGATGCCTTGCAGGCAGGAGCGTCACAATTTGAGAGCAGTGCTGCCAAACTAAAGCGGAAGTATTGGTGGAAAAACTGCAAG ATGATGATCATGCTGGGAGCTATCTGTGCCATCATCGTGGTAGTTATTGTAA TCCACAAGCAGGAAGAGGCTGAGGCCACACTGGGCTGGGGCTGGATGCCCACGCTCCATGCAGCAGCATTTCACCGTGCAAACccatccttcctttcccttcgCCCCTGTTTCCCACATCCCCTTcgtcctgccccagggcaggACTGA